In a genomic window of Mycolicibacterium neoaurum VKM Ac-1815D:
- a CDS encoding ABC transporter permease, giving the protein MTTPSDAVEAPGEPVPPPGVPAEQIRGRSPWYLAWLCLRRNRISLAFGALFVLIVLFCLAAPVWADHVAHTGPNENHITDTVQIDGRDVDVVSPDGTPLGPGLHGRYLLGADQNGRDVMVRLMYGGRTSIFIGVAAAAITTVLAVLVGLLCGYYRGWIDATLSRVMDVVWAFPVLLLGIALGTALALGGLKIGALQIAGDSLWIPIMIIGLVYVPYMARPIRGEILALREKEFVEAAVAQGKGPVRIMISELLPNVVSTIIVFFTLNIANNMLLESALSFLGAGVRAPNASWGTMIADGYQTIYTAPHLTIVPGLMIVLTVLSLNVFGDGLRDALDPRAKIRLEH; this is encoded by the coding sequence ATGACCACCCCGTCCGATGCGGTGGAGGCGCCGGGGGAACCCGTTCCTCCCCCCGGTGTTCCCGCCGAGCAGATCCGTGGGCGTAGTCCGTGGTATCTGGCCTGGCTCTGCCTGCGGCGCAACAGGATCAGTCTTGCCTTCGGGGCGTTGTTCGTGCTGATCGTGCTGTTCTGTCTTGCCGCCCCGGTGTGGGCCGATCACGTTGCCCACACCGGGCCGAACGAGAATCACATCACCGACACCGTGCAGATCGACGGCCGCGATGTCGATGTGGTCTCCCCGGACGGCACGCCGCTCGGCCCTGGGCTACATGGCAGGTACCTGCTGGGTGCCGACCAGAACGGCCGCGATGTGATGGTGCGCCTCATGTACGGCGGACGGACCTCGATCTTCATCGGTGTGGCCGCGGCGGCCATCACCACCGTGCTGGCCGTCCTGGTCGGGTTGCTGTGCGGCTACTACCGCGGATGGATCGACGCGACGCTGTCGCGGGTGATGGATGTGGTGTGGGCGTTTCCCGTGCTGCTGCTGGGCATCGCCCTGGGCACCGCACTGGCCCTGGGCGGCTTGAAGATCGGCGCATTGCAGATCGCCGGGGACTCGCTGTGGATCCCGATCATGATCATCGGGCTGGTGTATGTGCCCTACATGGCCCGTCCGATCCGCGGTGAGATCCTGGCACTGCGCGAGAAGGAATTCGTCGAGGCGGCGGTGGCACAGGGTAAGGGCCCGGTGCGCATCATGATCAGTGAGCTGCTGCCCAATGTCGTGTCGACCATCATCGTGTTCTTCACCCTCAACATCGCCAACAACATGCTGCTGGAGTCGGCATTGTCGTTCCTGGGCGCGGGTGTGCGAGCACCCAACGCGTCATGGGGCACGATGATCGCCGACGGCTACCAGACGATCTACACCGCCCCGCATCTGACCATCGTGCCCGGTCTGATGATCGTGTTGACGGTGTTGTCGCTCAACGTGTTCGGCGACGGTCTACGCGATGCCCTCGACCCGCGCGCCAAGATCCGGTTGGAGCACTGA